A part of Terriglobus roseus genomic DNA contains:
- a CDS encoding cellulose synthase operon protein YhjQ/BcsQ, giving the protein MNPAEDERQDAPETPEDVAVLYTWANVHGGKYRDFSAERREHRALQRHRMVEAQRQAELDAAQAMEEAAVRELEEARRHEQEVADNEAARQEAEEARRLAEERASRERQAAQRHVETAENLKRALQDAEREMEEARRHVEQQAARYAEADARYRNSTRENIPGEIEDPYYYAGHLEPTAFAPGKGVRSSVPQRVSSERRITENYYRSKGSAEMPAAAGTERSPYTENYAYPDHRTDTPEDAHERRRPDEQERLHRPSEMRAQDIDDHGYYDHKPEAASASAIPRSPSDLNSAPGDLYIPPRVPGARPSSASAERAVRSITRPVDPEPGNTHVLDTSRVRRRESATDISARTTRHSRQEPARRDSDVSEAGEYAADSQQSMRRLPTDVRRSDSNPVFTIQGEPARSSEERPEWLGRDARDSAEVPSYQDRRESPAAGFSETQRIEAASDDRAARDVRQPAPEYVAEREVSQPRSASSDVANAPTARPSSDTLQQSRERVAARWFALKGLVGSETHSEPAVPARSKDVPVPTLCVMSLAGGVGKTSMVATVARTLSSMGERVLLADVTPHGLLPYYFGANELRPDVVRTFSPPPGSKAAPVFMVNYQAERLNGNDEGQADLLDEISRHAHGTQRVLLDLNSASAWLGRRLASEKQAKILVPITPDMNSVLGIKNMERFFAGTQDTEGRPVRPYYVLNQFDASLPLHLDVREVLRQQLGDRLLPVMIRRSPAVSEALAEGMTVMDYAPESPVAEDYMHLAEWARNLAAPAQNSMRSIRWSER; this is encoded by the coding sequence ATGAATCCAGCCGAAGACGAACGCCAGGACGCTCCGGAGACTCCGGAAGACGTAGCCGTTCTGTATACGTGGGCAAACGTCCACGGTGGCAAGTACAGAGATTTCTCCGCGGAGCGCCGCGAACATCGCGCGCTACAGCGTCATCGCATGGTGGAAGCGCAGCGTCAGGCTGAGCTGGATGCCGCACAGGCAATGGAGGAGGCTGCCGTGCGAGAGTTGGAAGAGGCGCGCCGCCACGAGCAGGAAGTTGCAGATAACGAAGCGGCCCGGCAGGAAGCAGAAGAGGCTCGCCGACTTGCAGAAGAGCGCGCCAGCCGCGAGCGTCAGGCCGCCCAGCGCCACGTAGAAACCGCAGAAAATCTGAAGCGCGCACTCCAGGATGCAGAACGAGAGATGGAGGAGGCGCGCCGCCATGTTGAGCAGCAGGCGGCACGTTACGCAGAGGCCGATGCGCGTTACCGCAACTCGACCCGGGAGAACATCCCCGGTGAGATCGAGGATCCCTACTATTACGCTGGGCACCTGGAACCCACGGCATTTGCTCCCGGCAAAGGCGTCCGCAGTTCCGTCCCGCAGCGTGTCTCTTCAGAGCGCAGGATCACAGAAAATTACTACCGTTCCAAGGGCAGCGCAGAAATGCCTGCGGCCGCGGGAACGGAGCGCTCTCCCTATACAGAGAACTATGCCTATCCGGACCACCGGACCGACACTCCGGAAGATGCACACGAACGCCGTCGTCCGGACGAGCAGGAGCGCCTGCATCGCCCCAGCGAAATGCGCGCGCAGGACATCGACGACCACGGCTATTACGATCACAAGCCTGAAGCCGCAAGCGCTTCTGCTATTCCACGGTCTCCGTCAGACCTGAACTCTGCGCCGGGCGATCTATATATCCCGCCGCGCGTTCCCGGTGCTCGACCATCATCTGCATCTGCTGAGAGAGCCGTACGTTCAATAACCCGTCCTGTGGACCCGGAACCGGGGAATACCCACGTGCTGGACACCTCGCGTGTTCGTCGTCGCGAATCTGCAACTGACATCTCGGCGCGCACGACGCGTCATTCGCGCCAGGAACCCGCACGGCGTGACAGTGATGTTTCGGAAGCTGGGGAATACGCTGCTGATTCGCAACAGTCCATGCGTCGGCTTCCTACAGATGTCCGCCGGTCCGATTCCAATCCCGTATTCACCATCCAGGGCGAGCCCGCGCGTTCTTCCGAGGAGCGTCCGGAATGGCTAGGACGCGATGCACGAGACTCTGCCGAAGTGCCTTCGTATCAGGATCGTCGCGAAAGCCCCGCCGCAGGATTCTCCGAAACGCAGCGCATAGAAGCTGCTTCAGATGATCGTGCTGCACGCGATGTGCGTCAGCCCGCGCCGGAGTACGTGGCGGAAAGGGAAGTGTCGCAACCTCGATCGGCCTCCAGCGATGTCGCGAACGCGCCAACCGCGCGTCCTTCATCAGATACCTTGCAGCAGTCGCGCGAACGCGTTGCCGCACGTTGGTTTGCTCTGAAGGGATTGGTCGGGTCGGAAACGCATTCGGAGCCCGCTGTCCCCGCGCGCAGCAAGGATGTTCCGGTGCCAACACTCTGCGTCATGTCTCTGGCCGGCGGTGTCGGCAAGACCAGCATGGTGGCTACCGTCGCACGCACGCTGTCCTCCATGGGGGAACGAGTTCTTCTTGCTGACGTCACGCCTCACGGTCTACTGCCGTATTACTTTGGCGCAAACGAATTGCGTCCAGATGTAGTGCGGACCTTCTCGCCCCCACCAGGCAGCAAGGCTGCACCAGTCTTCATGGTGAATTACCAGGCAGAGCGACTGAATGGTAACGACGAAGGACAGGCGGATCTTCTGGATGAGATATCTCGGCATGCACACGGCACGCAGCGCGTACTGTTGGATCTGAACAGCGCCAGCGCATGGTTAGGACGTCGCCTTGCATCAGAGAAGCAGGCGAAGATTCTCGTGCCCATCACGCCAGACATGAACTCCGTTCTCGGCATCAAGAACATGGAACGCTTCTTTGCGGGAACACAGGACACGGAGGGGCGCCCCGTTCGTCCTTACTATGTTCTGAACCAGTTTGATGCCTCATTGCCGCTTCATCTGGATGTGCGTGAGGTGTTGCGTCAGCAACTGGGCGACCGTCTGTTGCCGGTGATGATCCGCCGTTCTCCTGCAGTTTCGGAAGCGTTGGCAGAAGGTATGACCGTTATGGATTACGCGCCGGAATCGCCGGTTGCGGAGGATTACATGCATCTGGCGGAGTGGGCTCGCAACCTTGCAGCACCAGCGCAGAACAGTATGCGAAGCATCCGCTGGAGTGAACGATGA
- the bcsA gene encoding UDP-forming cellulose synthase catalytic subunit, with protein MTETRLWQQFESGDNYFLLLLRTTVVFCCVCLLVYAGLLELTWPQQAILGVVTVLIAVWMDRSSSSYLITLTLMMASCYSTYRYAYWRISTVIKFFLDPASQWGGLDAFFIFLLVLAEAYSFSILYLGYMQTLWPLRRTPVPLPDDTEDWPAVDLLIPTYNEPLNVVRYTALAATLIDWPADKLNVYVLDDGKREEFRIFCEEAGIGYMTRDDNAHAKAGNINRALKRLSSPLVAIFDSDHVPTRSFLQVTVGWFVRDRKLGMLQTPHHFYSPDPFERNLGQFRAIPNEGELFYGIVQDGNDLWNATFFCGSCAVLRREALDQIGGIAVETVTEDAHTSLRMQINGWNTAYINIPQAAGLATERLSGHVKQRIRWARGMIQIMRTDNPLFAPGLKPMQRLCYFNAMTHFLYGLPRLIFLFAPLIYLILGHTNVPGYWAAILAYAFPHLVLSSMTNSRIQGQHRHSFWNEIYETVLAPYIFLPTFMAILNPKLGSFNVTAKGGVVSRRFFDSRIALPFLTMLAFSFLGLLCAIPRYIHFPGSGLIWPLNILANMYDGTHPGTILMNVIWTFFNILILGVACGVAWESQQRRQTVRVTMQVPVTVELPDGTMLTGVTADVSSGGVMMETDEAAAMVEGGEPVRLHFPVLDGEESLPATIVRVNGTELRAQFDPLSISEEEALTQVLYSRADTWLGWGEAREADRPLKSLARILHLAVIGLRETFRGLMKKNGGSGKGALSTGIAPLALLLTLGMLLGLGASSHAQAPGIMVPPAPQSGAANVGALGVTPGSALQQRVMPPGQFDNVFTLQDVGVADTVVLRGVDAYHSVYFAVPQTQVVKTATLHLRYHFSPGLLPALSHLKVSVNGTLFATLPVTQQPNLTPADLTPEEKIAESQKLSVTRVNENNALMEATLEMPADMLVRDNQITFEFIGHYTLQCEDPSHSTLWSHIDNNSSIELTGNLLPLQDDLKLLPLPFYDAAVNLHPVVPIVFLNQPSTKAMQAAGIVASYFGVLTDYRKVRFPVSFGQIPQGNVILISENAAELPSSLNVQSTGGPTIAMRTNPSDPYSKVLVLTGNSAADAVLAAQALSLQKDMWQGNQVSVSVTHPAPSQPDDAPRWMPTDRLTTVGELMQTGDLQGDGSVPVGVFMRLPPDLYYGSRANIIFHMDYRYNPVPLANESTLQVYMNTAYVSSTPMPHADRASARLETEIPIPRGNMRPFSQTMSLKFVFQIAKKNKCQDTAPLNLQGAIVKDSYLDIRGIPHLAVLPDLELFSNAGFPFTRYKDLSQTAFILPDNPGADEIEAYLTLMGHFGAATGYPAIDVTVDGPDGLKSDGKKDYIVMGTVEDQTAFAKLNNHLPVQPSTSGLKISDTQGFFAPLEHAWWKVRSSDHVKTGELEVSGGLPDALIEGMEWPARSNRSVVVIALRDHSVIPAFLTTFLRVSSSSDISQSVAVLHGTQFVSYRIGNDVYKIGSLSIWTRLQLFFSEFPASVVVLVILASILLAIIIRVSLRRRARLRLQGED; from the coding sequence ATGACAGAAACGCGACTCTGGCAGCAGTTTGAGAGCGGCGACAACTATTTCTTGCTTCTCCTCCGCACGACGGTAGTCTTCTGCTGCGTCTGCCTTTTGGTTTACGCAGGTTTACTGGAACTCACGTGGCCACAGCAGGCCATTCTCGGCGTTGTGACCGTTCTCATCGCGGTATGGATGGATCGTTCGTCCTCGTCGTACCTCATCACGCTCACGTTGATGATGGCGTCCTGCTATTCCACGTACCGCTACGCCTACTGGCGTATCTCTACAGTCATTAAGTTCTTCTTGGACCCCGCTTCGCAGTGGGGCGGACTCGATGCGTTCTTTATCTTCCTGCTGGTTCTGGCGGAAGCGTATTCGTTCTCCATTCTTTATCTGGGCTACATGCAGACGCTCTGGCCGCTGCGCCGCACCCCCGTGCCGCTACCGGACGATACGGAAGACTGGCCTGCAGTGGATCTGCTGATCCCGACCTACAACGAACCGCTCAACGTGGTCCGTTACACGGCACTCGCCGCCACACTCATTGACTGGCCCGCCGACAAGCTGAACGTCTATGTGCTCGACGACGGCAAGCGCGAAGAGTTCCGTATCTTCTGCGAAGAAGCAGGCATCGGTTACATGACGCGTGACGATAACGCGCACGCCAAGGCTGGCAACATCAACCGCGCCTTGAAGCGCCTGAGCTCACCGCTCGTGGCCATCTTCGATTCAGACCACGTTCCCACACGCTCGTTCCTGCAGGTCACTGTGGGATGGTTCGTTCGCGACCGCAAGCTGGGCATGCTGCAAACGCCGCATCATTTCTATTCGCCCGATCCGTTCGAACGTAACCTCGGCCAGTTCCGCGCCATCCCCAATGAAGGCGAACTGTTTTACGGCATCGTGCAGGACGGCAACGACCTCTGGAACGCCACATTCTTCTGCGGTTCCTGTGCCGTACTTCGTCGCGAAGCTCTGGATCAAATTGGCGGTATCGCTGTTGAAACCGTCACGGAAGACGCTCACACCAGCCTCCGCATGCAGATCAATGGCTGGAACACGGCATACATCAACATCCCGCAGGCAGCAGGTCTGGCTACGGAACGCCTCAGTGGTCACGTAAAGCAGCGTATTCGCTGGGCACGCGGCATGATTCAGATCATGCGTACAGACAATCCGCTGTTTGCGCCGGGCCTCAAGCCCATGCAGCGGCTCTGCTACTTCAACGCGATGACCCACTTCCTTTACGGTCTGCCGCGTTTGATCTTCCTGTTCGCTCCGTTGATCTACCTGATCCTGGGACACACGAACGTGCCGGGGTACTGGGCAGCGATTCTCGCGTACGCCTTCCCGCACCTTGTGTTGTCATCCATGACGAACTCGCGCATCCAGGGCCAGCATCGCCATTCGTTCTGGAACGAGATCTACGAGACCGTGCTGGCGCCGTACATCTTCCTGCCCACGTTCATGGCCATCCTCAACCCCAAGCTGGGTTCGTTCAACGTAACGGCAAAGGGCGGTGTGGTTAGCCGCAGGTTCTTCGATTCGCGTATCGCATTGCCGTTCCTCACAATGCTCGCGTTTAGCTTCCTTGGGCTGCTCTGCGCCATTCCGCGATACATTCACTTCCCGGGAAGCGGCCTTATCTGGCCGTTGAACATTCTCGCGAACATGTATGACGGCACCCACCCTGGAACCATCCTGATGAACGTCATCTGGACCTTCTTCAACATCCTCATCCTGGGCGTGGCCTGCGGTGTGGCGTGGGAAAGCCAGCAACGTCGTCAAACAGTGCGTGTCACCATGCAGGTGCCTGTAACCGTTGAACTGCCCGATGGAACCATGCTCACTGGTGTGACCGCCGACGTTTCCAGTGGCGGCGTGATGATGGAAACCGACGAAGCAGCGGCAATGGTGGAAGGCGGGGAACCGGTTCGTCTCCACTTCCCGGTGCTGGATGGCGAAGAGTCGCTTCCCGCTACGATCGTTCGCGTAAATGGAACAGAGCTTCGCGCGCAGTTTGATCCACTCTCCATCTCCGAAGAAGAGGCGCTCACGCAAGTGCTGTACTCGCGTGCCGACACGTGGCTCGGATGGGGCGAAGCACGTGAAGCCGATAGGCCGCTGAAGAGCCTGGCGCGCATCTTGCATCTTGCAGTAATTGGGTTGAGAGAAACCTTCCGAGGTCTGATGAAGAAGAACGGTGGTAGTGGAAAAGGTGCGCTGAGTACGGGAATCGCCCCGCTGGCGCTGCTGCTCACGCTGGGAATGTTATTGGGCCTGGGCGCGTCATCGCATGCGCAAGCACCCGGCATAATGGTGCCACCTGCACCACAAAGTGGAGCCGCAAACGTTGGCGCTTTGGGTGTGACACCCGGTTCCGCGCTGCAACAGCGTGTGATGCCTCCGGGACAGTTCGACAACGTCTTCACGTTGCAGGACGTAGGCGTTGCTGACACCGTCGTTCTGCGCGGTGTGGACGCGTACCACTCTGTCTACTTCGCTGTGCCGCAGACGCAGGTTGTGAAGACCGCGACACTGCATCTGCGCTATCACTTTTCGCCGGGCCTGTTGCCTGCGTTGAGCCATCTGAAGGTCTCTGTCAACGGCACTCTCTTCGCCACGCTGCCCGTCACGCAACAGCCGAATCTGACGCCTGCAGATCTGACACCGGAAGAGAAGATTGCAGAGAGCCAGAAGCTTTCCGTCACGCGCGTTAACGAGAACAACGCGCTCATGGAAGCCACGCTGGAAATGCCCGCGGACATGCTCGTCCGCGACAACCAGATCACCTTTGAGTTCATCGGCCATTACACCCTGCAGTGCGAAGACCCCTCGCACTCCACGCTGTGGTCGCACATCGATAACAACAGTTCCATCGAACTCACCGGCAATCTGCTGCCCCTGCAGGACGACCTCAAGCTGTTGCCGCTGCCGTTCTATGACGCCGCAGTCAACCTGCACCCCGTGGTGCCCATCGTCTTCCTGAACCAGCCTTCCACGAAAGCGATGCAGGCTGCCGGCATTGTCGCCTCCTACTTCGGCGTACTCACCGACTACCGCAAGGTCCGCTTCCCGGTGTCGTTCGGACAGATTCCTCAGGGCAACGTCATCCTCATTAGCGAGAACGCCGCGGAACTCCCGTCATCGCTCAATGTGCAGTCCACTGGCGGGCCCACCATAGCCATGCGGACGAATCCATCCGACCCGTATTCCAAGGTTCTGGTGCTCACCGGAAATTCCGCCGCAGACGCAGTACTTGCTGCGCAAGCGCTCTCGCTGCAGAAAGACATGTGGCAGGGCAATCAGGTGTCGGTATCCGTAACGCATCCTGCTCCCAGCCAGCCAGACGATGCACCACGCTGGATGCCCACGGATCGCCTCACAACCGTTGGTGAGTTAATGCAGACGGGAGACCTTCAGGGCGACGGCTCCGTGCCTGTAGGCGTCTTCATGCGTCTGCCACCGGATCTCTATTACGGTTCGCGCGCCAACATCATCTTCCACATGGACTACCGGTATAACCCGGTGCCGCTGGCGAATGAGAGCACGCTGCAGGTCTACATGAACACGGCGTACGTTTCGTCCACGCCCATGCCTCATGCGGATCGCGCCTCCGCGCGCCTCGAAACGGAAATCCCCATCCCACGCGGAAACATGCGTCCGTTCTCGCAGACCATGAGCCTCAAGTTCGTCTTCCAGATCGCGAAGAAGAACAAGTGCCAGGACACGGCGCCGCTCAACCTGCAGGGAGCCATCGTTAAGGATTCTTACCTCGACATCCGTGGCATTCCGCATCTGGCTGTGCTGCCCGATCTGGAACTGTTCTCCAACGCAGGCTTCCCGTTCACGCGATACAAGGACCTGTCGCAGACCGCCTTCATCCTGCCGGATAACCCAGGCGCAGATGAGATCGAAGCCTACCTGACCCTCATGGGCCACTTCGGTGCTGCCACCGGCTATCCCGCAATCGATGTCACAGTCGACGGTCCCGACGGCTTGAAGTCTGACGGTAAGAAGGACTACATCGTCATGGGCACCGTGGAAGATCAGACGGCCTTCGCCAAGCTGAACAACCACCTGCCGGTACAGCCTTCAACCAGCGGCCTCAAGATTTCCGACACCCAGGGCTTCTTCGCTCCTCTCGAACACGCATGGTGGAAGGTTCGCTCCTCCGATCACGTCAAGACAGGCGAGCTGGAAGTCTCCGGCGGTCTGCCCGACGCTTTGATCGAAGGCATGGAATGGCCTGCGCGTTCCAACCGCTCGGTCGTTGTGATCGCTCTGCGTGACCATTCGGTCATCCCCGCGTTCCTCACAACCTTCCTCCGCGTCAGCTCGTCCTCGGACATCTCGCAGTCCGTCGCCGTGCTTCACGGTACGCAGTTCGTCTCATACCGCATTGGCAACGACGTCTACAAGATTGGGTCGTTGTCAATTTGGACACGTCTCCAGCTGTTCTTTTCCGAATTCCCTGCATCCGTTGTAGTACTGGTGATCCTGGCCAGCATCCTGCTGGCAATAATCATCCGTGTATCGCTCCGCCGTCGCGCACGGCTGCGGTTGCAGGGAGAGGACTAA
- a CDS encoding glycosyltransferase family 9 protein encodes MALPSLHLVERAFPMADRRLLTNFPVSGKAPAAAAVLGDSGLIHGYERYTVGTRSPWELLKLVFRIRRFRPNAMVYLMAARGTVTAQRDLRFFQTICGIRNIIGIPVTEDMQRCRVDATGMLEPEASRLARNIGALGEAYLNEPTSWDMRLSDDEIAAADRLLEPVAHMPCIAVSVGTKVQAKDWGRDNWRALLTRVAELYPNHGLVLAGAPEESEASEFAADGWRSIEGAGPVVNLCGKLSPRQSAAAFHKCKVFLGHDSGPMHLAASVQTPCVAIFAARNKPRMWFPFGKHHRVIYHYVDCWGCALETCIEQKRKCLLSITVDEVLAALTATMKVSVAKTF; translated from the coding sequence GTGGCACTTCCATCGCTTCACCTGGTGGAACGTGCGTTTCCCATGGCGGATCGTAGATTGCTGACAAACTTTCCTGTTTCAGGGAAGGCGCCCGCTGCTGCCGCGGTTCTGGGCGACTCCGGGCTTATCCATGGCTATGAGCGCTACACGGTAGGCACACGCAGCCCGTGGGAGCTGCTGAAGCTTGTCTTCCGCATTCGCCGCTTCCGCCCGAACGCAATGGTCTACCTCATGGCTGCGCGCGGCACTGTTACAGCTCAGCGAGATTTACGTTTCTTCCAAACAATCTGCGGCATCCGCAACATCATCGGCATTCCCGTTACAGAAGACATGCAGCGATGCAGGGTCGACGCCACAGGCATGCTGGAACCGGAAGCATCGCGTTTGGCACGTAACATCGGCGCTCTCGGTGAAGCCTATCTGAACGAGCCCACAAGCTGGGACATGCGACTCTCCGACGATGAGATTGCCGCAGCCGATCGTCTCCTGGAACCCGTTGCTCATATGCCGTGCATCGCAGTCAGCGTGGGGACTAAGGTGCAGGCGAAGGATTGGGGTCGCGATAACTGGCGTGCTCTTCTGACTCGAGTTGCAGAGCTCTATCCGAACCACGGCCTCGTGCTCGCCGGTGCTCCAGAGGAATCAGAGGCAAGCGAGTTTGCAGCCGATGGCTGGCGTTCTATTGAGGGAGCCGGTCCCGTTGTGAATCTGTGCGGCAAGCTGTCGCCCCGGCAGAGTGCGGCTGCCTTCCACAAATGCAAAGTCTTTCTCGGTCATGACAGCGGACCAATGCATCTCGCTGCCTCGGTTCAAACGCCTTGCGTGGCTATCTTTGCAGCACGTAACAAGCCGCGTATGTGGTTCCCCTTCGGCAAACATCATCGTGTGATTTACCACTATGTTGACTGTTGGGGATGCGCTTTGGAGACCTGCATTGAACAAAAGCGCAAATGTCTGCTTTCTATCACCGTGGATGAGGTATTGGCTGCACTTACCGCTACCATGAAGGTGTCCGTCGCAAAGACGTTCTGA
- the bcsZ gene encoding cellulose synthase complex periplasmic endoglucanase BcsZ — protein sequence MLGVRKGWRDGFRRTAAVAIACVTLLSQTGCRAEVPWPLWQSYRAKFVDASGRVIDHDANDRTTSEGMAYGMFFALVTNDRPTFDKMLRWTEDNLAGGDLTARLPAWNWGKSPEGQWKTLDANSAADADLWMAYDLVEAGRLWKDDRLAKLGTVLANRIAQSEVALVPGLGTVLLPGPQGFHPDQNTFILNPSYTPPQVVARLRTESPQGPWTPLLESYPALIQGSSPTGYAMDWVTAGTAVRPSGTPAQLATGKTDFAPVGGYESIRVYLWLGMADKGTNGVSDSLGYLQGMGRYMQTAPTPPLQVDATGKILNPEGTVGFSAAMIPFLVSTGRMSQAKTQNDRLTASKDSATGLYGHSSLYYDQNLALFATGWQEGRFRFDRDGKLRLKWK from the coding sequence ATGCTGGGAGTACGAAAAGGGTGGCGTGATGGCTTCCGTCGCACAGCGGCGGTCGCAATCGCGTGCGTGACGTTGTTATCGCAGACGGGCTGCCGTGCAGAGGTCCCGTGGCCGCTGTGGCAGTCCTATCGTGCAAAGTTTGTCGATGCCTCCGGCCGCGTGATTGACCACGACGCCAACGACCGCACCACCAGCGAAGGCATGGCGTATGGCATGTTCTTCGCCCTTGTCACCAACGACCGTCCTACCTTTGACAAGATGCTCCGCTGGACCGAGGACAACCTCGCCGGCGGCGACCTCACAGCACGTCTCCCTGCATGGAATTGGGGCAAGTCACCCGAAGGCCAGTGGAAGACGCTCGATGCCAACTCCGCGGCTGACGCCGATCTCTGGATGGCTTACGACCTCGTTGAGGCCGGACGTCTCTGGAAGGACGATCGTCTCGCAAAGCTTGGTACGGTCCTTGCGAACCGCATCGCACAGAGCGAAGTCGCGCTGGTGCCGGGACTGGGGACAGTTTTGCTGCCCGGTCCGCAGGGCTTTCACCCTGATCAGAACACCTTCATCCTGAATCCCTCATACACGCCGCCGCAGGTGGTGGCCCGTCTGCGTACGGAATCGCCGCAAGGGCCATGGACACCGCTGCTGGAAAGTTACCCTGCGCTGATACAGGGAAGCTCTCCCACCGGATATGCCATGGATTGGGTCACTGCAGGGACAGCCGTACGTCCCAGCGGAACCCCGGCACAACTAGCCACCGGCAAGACTGATTTCGCTCCGGTCGGCGGTTATGAATCCATCCGTGTTTATCTCTGGCTCGGCATGGCCGACAAGGGCACCAACGGCGTTTCTGACTCGCTGGGATATCTGCAGGGCATGGGACGTTACATGCAAACGGCCCCGACGCCTCCGCTGCAGGTGGATGCCACCGGAAAGATCCTGAATCCAGAGGGCACGGTCGGGTTTTCGGCAGCCATGATTCCTTTTCTGGTCAGCACTGGCCGCATGAGTCAGGCAAAGACGCAGAACGATCGCCTGACGGCCAGCAAGGACTCAGCAACCGGTCTGTATGGCCACTCTTCTCTGTACTATGACCAGAATCTTGCGTTATTTGCGACAGGTTGGCAGGAGGGACGTTTTCGCTTCGACCGTGATGGAAAGCTCAGGCTGAAATGGAAGTAG
- the hldE gene encoding bifunctional D-glycero-beta-D-manno-heptose-7-phosphate kinase/D-glycero-beta-D-manno-heptose 1-phosphate adenylyltransferase HldE, whose protein sequence is MLPELHKVLDLLEGGFGSLGVLVVGDVMIDRYIVGDVERISPEAPVPVLRQVREYSRPGGAANVAMNLAGLGLKATLAGFVGDDAAGAELRSLLKDSGVDPSGLVDCGLPTIAKTRVVSRTQQLMRIDVESRNEHADGDCQALRAFATKAVSSVQAVILSDYAKGALTRSLCHAVIEAARSRGVPVLVDPKTRDFTKYSGATTISPNLNELSMATGVPPHQTDDLLQAGRDLLRSLEMDYLTVTMSEKGIRVLHADGKGEEIHSPSRAREVFDVSGAGDTVIATLAAGLAGGLQVGTAVDLANVAAGIVVAKLGTVPVAAHEIVAELTVSGGITSAEKVLDLDRAVARIDEWKESGETVVFTNGCFDLLHIGHVTLLEDCRRYGSKLVVAMNTDRSVSELKGPTRPIVGQNERTRVMAALGCVDMVVLFDEETPLELIRALKPNVLVKGGDYSVETVVGHEDVLAAGGRVEIVPTVEGFSTTNIVKKMTAGYAK, encoded by the coding sequence ATGCTTCCCGAGTTGCACAAGGTACTTGACCTGCTGGAGGGCGGCTTCGGCAGCCTCGGTGTGTTGGTAGTTGGCGATGTCATGATCGATCGCTACATTGTGGGCGATGTGGAACGCATCTCGCCGGAAGCACCTGTCCCAGTCCTGCGGCAGGTTCGTGAATATTCCAGACCGGGCGGCGCAGCAAACGTCGCGATGAACCTTGCCGGACTCGGGCTGAAGGCAACCCTGGCAGGATTTGTAGGTGACGACGCAGCCGGAGCGGAACTGCGTTCCTTGCTCAAGGATTCTGGTGTGGATCCGTCAGGACTCGTTGACTGCGGCCTTCCCACGATCGCGAAGACGCGTGTTGTCAGCCGAACGCAGCAGTTGATGCGCATCGACGTAGAGAGCCGCAATGAGCATGCAGACGGTGATTGCCAGGCTCTCCGCGCCTTCGCGACGAAGGCAGTCTCCTCCGTTCAGGCAGTCATCCTGTCTGACTACGCAAAAGGCGCACTGACCAGGTCGCTTTGCCACGCCGTCATCGAAGCCGCACGTTCCCGTGGTGTTCCCGTTCTGGTAGACCCAAAGACGCGCGACTTCACCAAGTACAGCGGCGCCACCACCATCAGCCCCAACCTGAATGAACTCAGCATGGCGACTGGTGTTCCTCCTCACCAGACGGATGATCTGTTGCAGGCAGGGCGAGATCTGTTGCGTTCCCTTGAAATGGATTACCTCACGGTCACCATGAGTGAGAAGGGCATCCGCGTACTCCATGCAGACGGCAAAGGCGAAGAGATTCATTCCCCCTCACGTGCTCGCGAAGTCTTTGACGTATCTGGTGCAGGCGACACCGTCATCGCAACGTTGGCAGCTGGCTTGGCCGGTGGTCTGCAGGTAGGCACCGCGGTGGATCTGGCGAATGTTGCCGCAGGAATTGTCGTTGCCAAGCTGGGAACAGTGCCTGTGGCGGCGCATGAGATCGTCGCAGAGCTTACTGTCTCCGGTGGCATCACCTCTGCCGAGAAGGTGTTGGATCTTGATCGCGCAGTTGCACGCATCGACGAATGGAAGGAGTCTGGTGAAACGGTTGTGTTCACCAACGGCTGCTTCGATCTCCTTCACATTGGTCACGTAACGCTTCTGGAAGACTGCCGCCGCTACGGTTCGAAGCTCGTGGTCGCAATGAACACGGATCGTTCTGTGAGTGAACTGAAGGGACCCACACGTCCCATCGTGGGTCAGAACGAACGCACGCGCGTGATGGCTGCACTCGGTTGTGTCGACATGGTGGTGCTCTTCGATGAAGAGACGCCGCTCGAGTTGATCCGTGCTCTCAAGCCGAATGTTCTGGTGAAGGGCGGCGACTATTCCGTGGAGACCGTTGTGGGCCACGAAGATGTTCTTGCCGCTGGTGGACGCGTAGAGATTGTGCCCACTGTGGAGGGCTTCTCCACCACCAACATCGTGAAGAAGATGACGGCAGGCTACGCGAAGTAG